The following coding sequences lie in one Gossypium raimondii isolate GPD5lz unplaced genomic scaffold, ASM2569854v1 Contig00032, whole genome shotgun sequence genomic window:
- the LOC128036785 gene encoding chloroplast envelope membrane protein-like — protein sequence MAKKKAFTPLLYLASIVFLPWWISLSFNKSLKSWITNWWDTRQSETFLNDIQEKSILEQFIEVEELFLLDEMIKEYPETHLQKLRIGIQKETIQLIKLHNEDHIHTILHFSTNLICFVILSGYSILGNEELLILNSWVQEFLYNLSDTIKAFSFFLLTDLCIGFHSPHGWELMIGSIYKDFGFAHNDQIISGLVSTFPVILDTIFKYWIFRYLNRVSPSLVVIYHSMND from the coding sequence ATGGCAAAAAAGAAAGCATTCACTCCCCTTCTATATCTTGCATCTATAGTATTTTTGCCCTGGTGGATCTCTCTCTCATTTAATAAAAGTCTGAAATCTTGGATTACTAATTGGTGGGATACTAGGCAATCCGAAACTTTTTTGAATGATATTCAAGAAAAGAGTATTCTAGAACAATTCATAGAAGTAGAGGAACTCTTCCTGTTGGACGAAATGATAAAAGAATACCCGGAAACACATCTACAAAAGCTTCGTATAGGAATCCAAAAAGAAACGATCCAATTGATCAAGCTGCACAATGAGGATCATATCCATACGATTTTGCACTTCTCGACCAATCTAATCTGTTTCGTTATTCTAAGTGGTTATTCTATTTTGGGGAATGAAGAACTTCTTATTCTTAACTCTTGGGTTCAAGAATTCCTATATAATTTAAGCGACACAATAAAagctttttcattctttttattaaCAGATTTATGTATAGGATTTCATTCGCCCCACGGTTGGGAACTAATGATTGGCTCTATATATAAAGATTTTGGATTTGCTcataatgatcaaattatatcTGGTCTTGTTTCTACCTTTCCAGTCATTCTagatacaatttttaaatattggatCTTTCGTTATTTAAATCGTGTATCTCCGTCACTTGTagttatttatcattcaatgaaTGACTGA